Proteins encoded by one window of Blautia faecicola:
- a CDS encoding glycoside hydrolase family 13 protein: MEFAGVYHKTSEQMSYALDENQLVVNIKTGYDVKKIFIHYGDPFDAGILGGNEKWTGKREEIVYKKRLSHQIWWTTTLLPVYKRCKYYFELHTEKEVWYYFEDGFLTEDQLKMDGRMLQCFVVPWMNPADINRTPSWVNDTIWYQIFPDRFCNGTPEKNGEDILPWRNQGRVTNEEKFGGNLEGIRQKLSYLEKLGITGIYLNPIMEAESNHKYDTTDYTKIDPSFGDGDTMKVLCKEAHEKGIRIMVDAVFNHCGRKFAPWMDVLKNGKNSRYADWFMVENWEQIGKRADTRDRRFYSFAFSDGMPKLNTNNEEVIQYFCKICEDWIRDYDIDGIRFDVGNEVSHRFLKRIREHLKKIKPDIYLLGEIWHDASQWLLGDEYDSVMNYPLLSGIHDFFLDQTMKKEEFEYMVNRCYTMYMQQNNNVLFNLLDSHDTERLINRLHNLDIFYQQLAILFTLPGSPCIYYGTEIAMEGAHDPDCRRCMPWSEIESDENQERIGTINRLIMLRRNEKTCRSPHFHFPNTYENGRCVEYVKIDEEGNKIEVLLNASNENVRVKGEGEILFARKFDGDILGANGTLIRKIGVTIQ; encoded by the coding sequence ATGGAATTTGCCGGCGTATATCATAAGACATCAGAACAGATGAGTTATGCATTGGACGAGAACCAGCTTGTTGTAAATATCAAGACCGGATATGATGTAAAGAAAATTTTTATTCATTATGGCGATCCCTTCGATGCAGGAATCCTGGGAGGAAATGAGAAGTGGACAGGAAAAAGGGAAGAGATTGTATACAAAAAACGTCTGTCCCACCAAATCTGGTGGACAACAACACTTTTGCCTGTGTATAAGCGATGCAAATATTATTTTGAACTTCATACAGAAAAAGAAGTCTGGTATTACTTTGAAGATGGTTTTCTGACGGAAGATCAGCTTAAGATGGACGGTCGTATGTTGCAGTGTTTTGTTGTACCGTGGATGAATCCGGCAGATATAAACCGTACACCTTCATGGGTGAACGATACGATCTGGTATCAGATCTTTCCGGATCGATTCTGTAATGGAACTCCGGAAAAAAACGGAGAAGACATTCTGCCATGGCGAAATCAGGGCAGGGTGACCAATGAGGAAAAATTTGGGGGAAATCTGGAAGGGATTCGTCAGAAATTATCCTATCTGGAAAAACTTGGAATTACCGGTATTTATTTGAATCCTATCATGGAAGCCGAGTCAAACCACAAATATGATACAACAGATTATACGAAAATTGATCCGTCTTTTGGCGATGGAGATACCATGAAAGTACTCTGTAAAGAGGCACACGAAAAAGGGATTCGAATCATGGTGGATGCCGTATTCAACCACTGTGGAAGAAAATTTGCTCCCTGGATGGATGTACTGAAAAATGGAAAGAATTCCCGCTATGCGGATTGGTTCATGGTTGAAAACTGGGAGCAGATCGGAAAGAGAGCGGATACCAGAGACAGACGTTTTTATTCTTTCGCATTTTCCGATGGGATGCCAAAGCTGAATACTAATAATGAAGAAGTGATTCAATATTTCTGCAAGATCTGCGAAGACTGGATTCGGGATTATGATATAGACGGAATCCGGTTTGATGTGGGTAATGAAGTATCCCATCGATTTTTAAAACGGATAAGGGAGCATCTGAAAAAGATAAAACCAGATATCTATTTGCTTGGAGAAATATGGCATGATGCAAGTCAGTGGCTGCTGGGTGATGAATATGATTCTGTAATGAACTATCCCCTGTTAAGTGGAATCCATGATTTTTTCCTGGATCAGACCATGAAAAAAGAAGAATTTGAATACATGGTAAATCGTTGTTATACGATGTATATGCAGCAAAATAACAATGTATTGTTCAATCTTCTGGATTCTCATGATACAGAGCGTCTGATAAACCGGCTTCATAATCTGGATATTTTTTACCAGCAGCTGGCAATTCTTTTTACACTTCCCGGAAGTCCATGTATTTATTACGGGACGGAGATTGCTATGGAGGGCGCTCATGATCCGGATTGCAGAAGGTGCATGCCGTGGAGCGAAATCGAGAGTGATGAGAACCAGGAGAGGATCGGGACGATCAATCGTTTGATCATGCTTAGACGGAATGAGAAAACCTGCAGAAGCCCACATTTTCATTTTCCAAATACCTATGAAAACGGACGATGTGTGGAATATGTAAAAATCGACGAAGAAGGAAATAAAATAGAAGTATTATTAAATGCGTCTAATGAAAATGTAAGAGTAAAAGGAGAAGGCGAAATCCTTTTTGCACGGAAATTTGATGGTGACATACTTGGAGCAAACGGAACCCTGATTCGTAAGATCGGAGTAACTATTCAGTAG
- a CDS encoding LacI family DNA-binding transcriptional regulator has product MTTIQDIADKMGISKSAVSKALNNAPDISENLRKQVLETAVALGYTKLRRYRNSVRKICVLIEKDNIQYEEPYHFAYDIIMGFRQLAEPQGFDVVIEPVDIQIQRNQPYDVYMLEHDYVGSFVIGFSLADPWLKDFENSCTPTVLYDNYITGNPSTAYVGIDNDEGMELAVSHLVRQGHQKIAYLSNSLGSQIIQIRYSAFFRSMRKHGLKASYDNAGCSCFLSECMEKHLPNFLKSGMTAIICSQDTIASAALVQCQQLGYRVPEDVSIVGFDDLPIAAYTSPPLTTIRQDRTELGKSGFFALSSLLNHVSISTFLLHAQLIERKSTARISEKQ; this is encoded by the coding sequence ATGACCACGATCCAGGATATTGCTGATAAAATGGGGATTTCCAAAAGTGCTGTATCAAAGGCTCTGAATAATGCCCCTGACATCAGCGAAAATTTGCGAAAACAAGTTTTAGAAACTGCCGTCGCACTTGGTTATACAAAGTTACGGCGTTATCGAAATTCTGTCAGAAAAATATGTGTCTTAATAGAAAAAGATAATATACAGTATGAAGAACCTTATCATTTTGCATATGATATCATTATGGGATTCCGGCAGCTGGCGGAGCCACAGGGATTTGATGTTGTGATCGAACCTGTTGATATCCAGATACAACGCAACCAGCCTTATGATGTTTATATGCTGGAACATGATTATGTGGGGTCTTTTGTGATCGGTTTTTCTCTTGCCGATCCATGGCTTAAGGATTTTGAAAACAGTTGTACTCCAACTGTACTTTATGATAACTATATTACAGGCAACCCTTCCACTGCCTATGTGGGTATTGATAATGACGAGGGGATGGAACTGGCGGTATCCCATCTTGTCAGGCAGGGGCACCAAAAAATTGCATATCTGAGCAATTCTCTTGGTTCTCAGATTATCCAGATCCGATACTCTGCTTTCTTCCGTTCTATGCGCAAACACGGACTGAAAGCTTCTTATGACAATGCTGGTTGTTCCTGTTTTCTTTCCGAATGTATGGAAAAACATCTTCCAAACTTTTTAAAAAGTGGAATGACTGCCATTATCTGCAGCCAGGACACCATTGCCAGTGCTGCTCTGGTTCAGTGTCAACAGCTCGGATATCGGGTTCCTGAAGATGTCAGTATCGTAGGCTTTGATGATCTGCCAATAGCTGCTTATACATCACCGCCCCTTACCACCATCCGTCAGGATCGAACCGAACTTGGTAAAAGTGGATTTTTTGCATTGTCCAGCCTTCTCAATCATGTTTCCATCAGCACATTCCTTTTGCATGCGCAGCTGATTGAAAGAAAATCCACCGCACGTATTTCTGAGAAACAATAG
- a CDS encoding DUF4349 domain-containing protein, which produces MKKKTLLAPSLFLSGILLFSGCGSSATTSAVHQNKSADSWAVEASEPLDDSGFSYDGEADMMDDTATAETAGSSSDSSGSDAATDAAEATHDQSTRKLIRTVSMDIATEDLDTLRTKLDNSITSCGGYIESSTLDTPQNGYSRRSYYVTARIPSDNLDSFLETAGALGTVTNKNIETEDITLRYVDQKAYLDSLRTEYDRVSELLEQATELDQILALESKLSDLRYQINSYETQLRTYDNLVDYSTVYFYITEVAYEQSTSNTIGSRISNGFRNSLYEVRDFFVDLFVAIIANLPILVVLAAILIVIILLIRKLLRRHRAKKENITPPTAQPPVVPTDIATNADAKATTEAEKQDK; this is translated from the coding sequence ATGAAAAAGAAAACCTTACTTGCCCCGTCACTCTTTTTGAGTGGCATCCTGCTTTTCTCCGGTTGCGGAAGTTCTGCAACCACCTCTGCGGTCCACCAGAATAAATCTGCAGACTCCTGGGCTGTCGAAGCCAGCGAACCCCTGGACGACTCCGGCTTCTCCTATGACGGCGAAGCGGATATGATGGACGATACCGCCACAGCTGAAACTGCCGGTTCATCTTCTGACTCTTCCGGTTCTGATGCTGCGACCGATGCTGCTGAGGCAACCCACGACCAGAGCACCCGGAAACTGATCCGCACCGTCTCGATGGATATCGCCACCGAAGATCTTGACACCCTCCGAACGAAACTGGACAACTCCATCACCTCCTGCGGTGGCTATATCGAATCCTCCACCCTGGATACTCCACAGAACGGCTACAGCAGACGCTCCTACTACGTCACTGCCCGGATCCCTTCCGACAACCTGGATAGTTTCCTGGAAACTGCCGGAGCTCTGGGCACCGTCACCAACAAAAATATCGAAACCGAAGACATCACCCTCCGATACGTCGATCAGAAAGCCTACCTGGATTCGCTCCGGACCGAATACGACCGTGTCAGTGAACTTCTCGAACAGGCCACTGAACTGGATCAGATCCTGGCCCTCGAATCCAAACTCTCCGACCTCCGCTACCAGATCAACAGCTACGAAACCCAGCTTCGAACCTACGATAACCTGGTAGACTATAGCACTGTCTACTTCTACATCACCGAAGTAGCCTACGAACAGTCCACCTCCAACACCATAGGCAGCCGCATCAGCAACGGCTTTCGAAACAGCCTCTACGAAGTCCGCGATTTCTTCGTAGACCTCTTCGTAGCCATCATCGCCAACCTCCCAATCCTGGTTGTCCTAGCTGCCATCCTTATCGTGATCATCCTGCTGATCCGCAAACTGCTCCGCAGACATAGAGCCAAAAAAGAGAACATCACTCCTCCAACTGCTCAGCCCCCGGTTGTTCCAACAGACATAGCTACAAACGCGGATGCAAAAGCAACGACAGAAGCCGAAAAACAAGACAAGTAA
- a CDS encoding sigma-70 domain-containing protein, protein MREFQEKLEQLMELAAKQEKNLNNEQILEIFGLNQLSPQQLQSLYEYLRIQGIRIQGADLAPMDIGKALDPQEEQEEEKKPVILEAEDEQCLKEYEEMLRQFPSEKEGEREALLLQAVTDVAGVQERLAQLYLKEILQYARKLWRQGIYIGDLIQEGNMSLLLALAEEMPEEGKAGWMEQRLLDGMESWVKEQTEQKYRDESMVEKVRKLEAAIRELSDDEEQKFSVEELAAYLDMDEEEIRAVLRLTSEGADEEK, encoded by the coding sequence ATGAGAGAATTTCAGGAAAAACTGGAGCAGCTGATGGAACTGGCAGCAAAGCAGGAGAAGAATCTGAATAACGAGCAGATTCTTGAGATCTTTGGGCTGAATCAGTTATCTCCGCAGCAGTTGCAGAGTCTGTATGAATATCTTCGTATCCAGGGAATCCGTATCCAGGGGGCAGATCTTGCCCCTATGGATATCGGAAAGGCACTGGATCCGCAGGAAGAACAGGAGGAAGAGAAGAAGCCTGTGATTCTGGAAGCAGAGGATGAGCAGTGTCTGAAGGAGTATGAGGAGATGCTCCGGCAGTTCCCTTCGGAAAAGGAAGGGGAGCGGGAGGCTCTGCTTTTACAGGCAGTGACAGATGTTGCCGGTGTGCAGGAGCGTCTGGCACAGTTGTATCTGAAGGAGATCTTGCAGTATGCGAGAAAGCTGTGGAGACAGGGGATTTATATTGGTGACCTGATTCAGGAAGGGAATATGAGTCTATTGCTGGCGCTGGCGGAAGAGATGCCGGAGGAAGGTAAGGCGGGCTGGATGGAGCAGAGGCTGCTTGACGGTATGGAATCCTGGGTGAAGGAGCAGACGGAGCAGAAGTATCGGGATGAGTCGATGGTTGAGAAGGTTCGAAAGCTGGAGGCTGCGATCCGGGAGTTGTCGGATGATGAGGAGCAGAAGTTCAGTGTGGAGGAGCTGGCGGCTTATCTGGATATGGATGAGGAGGAAATCCGGGCTGTGCTGAGACTTACCAGCGAAGGGGCGGATGAAGAAAAGTAA
- the carB gene encoding carbamoyl-phosphate synthase large subunit, with translation MSKRNDVHKVLIIGSGPIIIGQACEFDYSGTQACKALRQLGYEIVLVNSNPATIMTDPGIADVTYIEPLNVERLEQIIAKERPDAILPNLGGQSGLNLCSELAEEGILDKYGVKVIGVQVDAIQRGEDRIEFKKTMDRLGIEMARSDVAYSVDEALAIADRLGYPVVLRPAYTMGGAGGGLVYNVEELKTVCARGLQASLVGQVLVEESILGWEELELEVVRDSKNNMITVCFIENIDPIGVHTGDSFCSAPMLTISEEVQQELQRQAYKIVEEVEVIGGTNVQFAHDPVSGRIIVIEINPRTSRSSALASKATGFPIALVSAMLASGLNLDEIPCGKYGTLDKYVPDGDYVVIKFARWAFEKFKGVEDKLGTQMRAVGEVMSIGKTYKEAFQKAIRSLEIGQFGLGFAKDFHEKSKEELLKMLVEPNSQRQFIMYEALRKGATVDELFALTKIKHYFIEQMKELVEEEEALLANKGQVPAPEALKQAKLDGFSDKYLGQILEVPEEDIRNARIAQGVEEAWEGVHVSGTKDNAYYYSTYHCKDESPVSDNKNKIMILGGGPNRIGQGIEFDYCCVHAAMALKKAGFETIIVNCNPETVSTDYDTSDKLYFEPLTLEDVLSIYKKEQPLGVIAQFGGQTPLNLSADLEKYGVKILGTSPEVIDMAEDRDLFRAMMDKLGIPMPEAGMAVDVDEALAIAEKIGYPVMVRPSYVLGGRGMEVVYDPENLRIYMEAAEGVTPDRPILIDRFLRHATECEADAISDGNHAFVPAVMEHIELAGVHSGDSACIIPSKNISEENLKTIKEYTKKIAEEMHVRGLMNMQYAIEDGTVYVLEANPRASRTVPLVSKVCNISMVPLATQIITSEFSGAPSPLDGMKEKEIPYYGVKEAVFPFNMFPEVDPLLGPEMRSTGEVLGLADTVGEAFYKAQEATKSKLPLEGTVLISVSDRDKGEVVEVAKRFKEAGFAILATGHTKELIEQAGIEAERVFKRSEGRPDIYDVITNGKVQLVVNTPKGDEDGPDDSYVRKACIKSRVPYITTMAAALASADGILAEQKQEKNEVVSLQELHSRIREK, from the coding sequence ATGAGTAAGAGAAATGATGTACACAAAGTATTGATTATCGGTTCCGGTCCAATTATTATCGGTCAGGCGTGTGAGTTTGACTACTCCGGAACACAGGCGTGTAAAGCACTGCGCCAGCTGGGATATGAGATTGTACTGGTAAACTCCAATCCGGCAACGATCATGACGGATCCGGGGATTGCAGATGTCACGTATATCGAACCACTGAATGTAGAGAGACTGGAACAGATCATCGCAAAAGAGCGTCCGGACGCGATTCTTCCGAATCTTGGAGGACAGTCAGGGCTGAATCTTTGTTCTGAACTTGCAGAAGAAGGGATCCTGGACAAATACGGTGTGAAAGTCATCGGCGTTCAGGTGGATGCGATCCAGCGTGGCGAGGACCGTATTGAATTTAAGAAGACGATGGACCGTCTGGGTATCGAGATGGCACGAAGCGATGTCGCGTACAGCGTGGATGAGGCGCTTGCGATTGCTGACAGACTGGGATATCCGGTTGTGCTGCGACCGGCTTACACCATGGGTGGAGCAGGCGGCGGTCTGGTATATAATGTAGAAGAACTGAAAACTGTATGCGCCAGAGGTCTGCAGGCCAGCCTGGTAGGTCAGGTTCTGGTAGAAGAATCCATCCTTGGATGGGAAGAACTGGAGCTGGAAGTTGTCCGTGACTCCAAAAACAATATGATTACTGTATGCTTTATCGAAAATATCGATCCGATCGGCGTACATACCGGTGATTCTTTCTGTTCCGCTCCGATGCTGACCATCTCCGAGGAGGTACAGCAGGAACTGCAGAGACAGGCATATAAGATCGTAGAAGAAGTAGAAGTCATCGGTGGAACCAACGTACAGTTTGCCCACGATCCGGTCAGCGGAAGAATCATCGTTATCGAGATCAACCCGAGAACCTCCCGTTCCTCCGCACTGGCAAGTAAGGCAACCGGTTTCCCGATCGCACTGGTATCTGCGATGCTGGCTTCCGGTCTGAACCTGGACGAGATCCCATGTGGAAAATACGGAACCCTGGACAAATACGTTCCGGACGGAGACTATGTGGTAATCAAATTCGCGCGCTGGGCATTTGAGAAGTTCAAGGGCGTAGAGGATAAGCTGGGTACACAGATGCGTGCTGTCGGCGAAGTTATGAGTATCGGTAAAACCTATAAAGAAGCGTTCCAGAAAGCTATCCGAAGCCTGGAGATCGGTCAGTTCGGTCTTGGCTTTGCCAAGGATTTCCATGAGAAATCAAAAGAGGAACTGTTAAAGATGCTGGTAGAACCGAACAGCCAGAGACAGTTTATCATGTATGAAGCACTGCGAAAAGGTGCAACGGTAGACGAACTGTTTGCTCTGACAAAAATCAAACACTATTTCATCGAACAGATGAAAGAACTGGTGGAAGAAGAGGAAGCACTTTTGGCAAACAAAGGTCAGGTGCCGGCTCCGGAAGCCCTGAAACAGGCGAAACTGGACGGTTTTTCTGACAAATATCTGGGACAGATCCTGGAAGTTCCGGAAGAAGACATCCGTAATGCGAGAATCGCACAGGGTGTGGAGGAAGCATGGGAAGGTGTCCACGTAAGCGGAACGAAGGATAATGCTTATTATTACTCCACCTATCACTGCAAAGACGAAAGTCCGGTCAGCGATAACAAGAATAAGATCATGATCCTCGGCGGCGGTCCGAACCGTATCGGTCAGGGTATCGAATTTGACTATTGCTGTGTACATGCGGCGATGGCACTGAAAAAAGCAGGTTTTGAGACGATCATCGTAAACTGTAACCCGGAAACGGTATCTACCGACTATGATACTTCCGATAAACTGTATTTTGAGCCACTGACACTGGAAGATGTACTGTCTATTTATAAGAAGGAACAGCCGCTCGGTGTGATCGCACAGTTCGGTGGCCAGACACCGCTGAATCTGTCTGCAGATCTGGAAAAATACGGGGTGAAGATCCTTGGTACTTCTCCGGAAGTCATCGATATGGCAGAAGACAGAGATCTGTTCCGTGCGATGATGGACAAACTTGGTATTCCGATGCCGGAAGCAGGTATGGCAGTGGATGTGGATGAGGCACTTGCGATTGCAGAAAAGATCGGTTATCCGGTTATGGTTCGTCCGTCCTATGTACTGGGCGGCCGTGGCATGGAAGTGGTATACGATCCGGAAAATCTTAGAATCTATATGGAAGCAGCAGAAGGTGTGACACCGGATCGTCCGATCCTGATCGACCGTTTCTTGCGTCATGCGACCGAGTGTGAGGCAGATGCGATCAGCGACGGTAATCATGCATTTGTTCCGGCGGTTATGGAACATATCGAGCTTGCCGGCGTACATTCCGGTGACTCCGCTTGTATCATCCCGTCAAAAAATATTTCAGAGGAAAATCTGAAAACCATCAAAGAATATACAAAGAAAATCGCAGAGGAAATGCATGTGCGTGGTCTGATGAACATGCAGTATGCGATCGAAGACGGAACGGTCTATGTACTGGAAGCCAATCCGCGTGCATCCCGTACCGTACCGCTGGTATCCAAGGTGTGCAATATCTCCATGGTACCGCTGGCTACACAGATCATTACCTCCGAGTTCAGCGGCGCACCGTCGCCACTGGATGGTATGAAAGAGAAAGAGATTCCATATTATGGTGTCAAAGAGGCTGTCTTCCCGTTCAATATGTTCCCGGAAGTTGACCCGTTGTTAGGACCAGAGATGCGTTCTACCGGTGAGGTTCTGGGCCTTGCGGACACTGTGGGAGAGGCATTCTATAAAGCACAGGAAGCAACCAAGAGCAAACTGCCGTTAGAGGGAACTGTCCTGATCAGTGTTAGCGACCGTGACAAAGGAGAGGTTGTGGAAGTCGCAAAACGGTTTAAAGAAGCAGGATTTGCTATCCTGGCAACCGGTCACACGAAAGAACTGATCGAGCAGGCTGGCATCGAGGCAGAAAGAGTATTCAAACGCAGTGAAGGACGCCCGGATATCTATGATGTGATCACCAACGGTAAAGTACAGCTGGTAGTCAACACACCGAAGGGTGACGAGGATGGTCCGGATGATAGTTATGTGAGAAAGGCTTGCATCAAGAGCCGTGTGCCGTATATCACAACGATGGCAGCAGCACTGGCAAGCGCAGACGGTATTCTGGCAGAGCAGAAGCAGGAGAAAAATGAAGTAGTATCTCTGCAGGAACTGCACAGCCGGATCCGTGAAAAATAA
- a CDS encoding COG1361 family protein, which produces MRRNIRKVLCLLLLLLFPMQTWGAVAAEPEPTAQNEKLRLDNENRYEDMEKAYQDGYEPEVSGECVSVILPLLWNGKNEVNTITASLDLGDQNTAPFIFQNYQKTFRKTEEKINDSDQTREVFLIKFVLKLKSDRRNGAYPVHIKTALQLEKQEIEQNFTVYVQINDEKTAEITPTATPEPTPSDTSGISEETDSTVPAAEIAGGGDVAAAVVAGGENKEEKATSEPKVIVADCKEIPEHIYAGDSVTLKVILKNTNKKKYVQNMTVTVGCEGDGISLGNTANTQYYEKLGAGKTLEVPVEIQTDKKTEAGRYKLTLELSYDNPDAVTLTATGQIEITIKQKSELTMEIGQIPEEVNAGDRLQIPVQLVNVGRGMVYNARCTVDVPGLQTDKSLFLGNIEGGTAVSGELDAFAGVVNAGEVTPEKRYGRTGGKILLTYEDEDGNSYEETSDIVLTIQPLKIEEKNTDKNGKESNKIGRQFLIGVTAVVGLGIVGVVLPGWIRRRKQGQSYE; this is translated from the coding sequence ATGAGGCGAAACATAAGAAAAGTACTGTGTCTGCTGTTGCTTTTACTGTTTCCCATGCAGACATGGGGAGCGGTGGCAGCAGAGCCAGAGCCGACAGCGCAGAATGAAAAACTGAGACTGGACAATGAAAACCGGTACGAGGATATGGAAAAAGCGTACCAGGATGGTTATGAACCGGAAGTAAGTGGAGAGTGTGTGTCTGTGATTCTTCCACTGCTGTGGAATGGGAAAAATGAAGTGAATACGATAACTGCATCGCTGGATCTTGGAGATCAGAATACAGCACCGTTTATATTTCAGAATTATCAGAAGACATTTCGAAAGACAGAAGAAAAAATCAATGATAGCGATCAGACGAGAGAAGTCTTTCTGATAAAATTTGTATTAAAGCTAAAAAGTGACAGGAGAAATGGTGCTTATCCGGTACATATAAAAACGGCATTGCAATTGGAAAAACAGGAAATAGAACAAAATTTTACGGTGTATGTACAGATCAATGATGAAAAAACGGCAGAAATCACGCCAACAGCAACGCCGGAACCGACACCTTCTGATACGAGTGGTATTTCAGAGGAGACAGACAGTACCGTGCCGGCAGCAGAAATTGCAGGAGGAGGGGATGTTGCTGCCGCCGTTGTAGCGGGAGGAGAAAATAAAGAGGAAAAAGCGACATCCGAACCGAAAGTGATCGTGGCAGACTGTAAAGAGATTCCGGAACATATTTATGCGGGAGATTCCGTGACTTTGAAAGTGATTCTTAAAAATACGAATAAAAAGAAATATGTGCAGAATATGACCGTTACAGTAGGATGTGAAGGGGATGGGATTTCGCTTGGAAATACTGCGAATACGCAATATTATGAAAAACTTGGTGCGGGAAAAACACTGGAAGTTCCGGTAGAGATCCAGACAGATAAAAAGACAGAAGCAGGAAGATATAAACTGACGTTGGAACTGTCGTATGATAATCCGGACGCAGTAACACTTACCGCAACCGGGCAAATAGAAATAACGATTAAACAAAAAAGTGAACTTACGATGGAGATTGGTCAGATTCCGGAAGAAGTCAATGCAGGAGACCGTTTGCAGATACCGGTACAGCTGGTGAATGTTGGAAGAGGAATGGTTTATAATGCGAGATGCACAGTGGATGTTCCTGGGTTACAGACAGATAAGAGTCTCTTCCTTGGAAACATTGAGGGAGGAACCGCTGTTTCGGGTGAATTGGACGCTTTCGCAGGTGTGGTAAACGCAGGGGAAGTGACACCAGAAAAAAGATACGGACGGACAGGTGGAAAAATTCTTCTGACTTATGAGGACGAGGATGGCAACAGCTATGAAGAAACCAGCGATATTGTACTGACGATCCAGCCATTAAAGATAGAAGAAAAAAATACAGATAAAAATGGAAAAGAAAGCAATAAGATCGGTCGCCAGTTTCTTATCGGAGTAACCGCAGTTGTCGGTTTGGGTATTGTCGGAGTAGTTCTTCCGGGCTGGATTCGCAGAAGAAAACAGGGACAGTCTTATGAATAG